The genomic region AACAAACcaaccgacagggcaaaaacaatatgtcccccagtacagagtgggggacataaacagcTACACCTTTGCTTCAGGAGTGAagaagagtgccaaactgtcacaagataggCGCGTTTGGAGGTTTTGGACAACTCTATAACTtaaccatgacccatatttgaacttgacctacatatcatctagacacaacttctgaccaaatttggtgaagatcggatgaaaactacttcaattagagagcgtacaccatgctaattgcttgaaatgcactaagtgaccccgtgacctttgTTTTTACCCGGCATAACTCATATCCAAAGTTGACCTAGAAATTgtttagataaaacttctgaccaagtttggtgaagatcggatgaaaactacttgaattagagagcggacactgctgtggacgcagcccaccgccgccaaggtgaaactataatacgtcccgttttatTTTTAACGGGCATTTAAAAAATCCTTTGACATTGAGCAGCCAGCACAAGGGTGGCATAATTTCTCCACAGCACTATTGAGATGAACATTTGATCAAAGTTTgatgaaaacaagagcaccgcataacgggtgccacgctcggctgcgaaagcttgacatattttttatagatttttttagaggtcacagtgaccttgacctttgacctagtgaaccaaaattgggtgtggcgtgtagaactcatcaaggtgcatgtacatatgacgtttcaaagttgaaggtggcagcactatgatgttagaggcaaagttaaagttttatattagaggtcaaagtgaccttgacctagtgacccaaaaatggttgtggcgtgtagaacgCATCAAGgttcatgtacatatgaagttttaaaggtgaaaacactttaattttagagccaatgtaaaggttttagtaCGACGGGGTGCGACGAGGAGGCTTTGACAAtacctccgaaaacagccgagctaataatactgTTTTAATTCTTCAAAGTATTACGTTCATTGCCTGTGAATCTTTTtgacaaatataaaacaaacgcaTCAATAAATTCCAACACAATAGAATGTACAacttaaataacaaattaaatcaaATGCTTACGTGTATGCCTGTCTTATGGATGCATACATTAACAAGTGGTTGTGGAATGACTCAAGCTCTGATGTTGCCCTTAAAAGCAAATACACATATTGATTAACTTTCACTGTAAATGTATCtaaaaatattctaaaatgtCTGCCACAAGACTGTATTTAAGTGTACAAAACAACTTTTGAGGCTGGTTGGTTTTCTTATCAACTGAAAGCAGTAAAAACAAAAAGCAGAATGATGTTTGTATGTACTTTGATATATGCGAAACAAATAAcactatatatgtatttatttcaaatcacCAATCAATTACTCTTACTCAATTGCTTTATTTCCTGATAGTAAAATCCTATTCAGCACTCTTTTAATAACGAAGCAGATACATACTGGCATGTGGTGTAGTGGTGAAGATTTCCAAGGAATCTTGTGTCACGTACAACTTTCTCCAGGGCCACTATCTCATGTCCTGTTGGATCCAGCCATTGCTTATTTCCCCTGTCTTGATCCTCATCATGATCTTCATGGTCACATTCACCGAGTATCCATCTGTGGACATTGGCAGTATGGTTGAGGACTGCTACCATCTTCATCTAAAAAAAAGATCATATTGCAAACAATCGAgaaaaaacatgtacaaaaactTATCAGGCTGTTAGACTTTCAAAGTATATTAAGTTCGTATTTGTGCCAATGTAGTCATTAACTTGAGCTATTCTTACACTTAGTTTCAGAGCATCCCCTTCGCATGTTTCTGCTGCATGGTAGAAATGGTTGACAACAGGCTCTACCCATGGTCTTAGCGACTCATTCCCTCTCTCTTGAGCAACCTTCAGCAAAGCAAGTTTTTGATAAGAACAATAAAGTGCAAACACAAAAATTACACATATCATGCTGCTATCATTGAAACAGATCTATTACTGTTACATTTTGTATGAAGCTGCTAATACTTATGGTCGAAATATAACatatatcaattatataaaaaatcaaactTTGAACTATTATCTGTCTATATTCTTCACATGTGATCGACAACCTAGGTGAATAATTTCTTTCAATATCCAAataaacaatggctgtttgtaaaacatgcatgccccccatatgggctgtcagttgtagtggcagcccttgtgtgaatacattttttgtcactgtgaccttgacctttgacctagtgacctgaaaatcaataggattcatctgccagtcatgatcaatgtacctatgaagtttcatgatcctaggcctaattattcttgagttatcatcaggaaaccattttactgtttcgagtcactgtgacttgacctttgacctagtgacctgaaaattattaggggtcatctgccagtcgtgatcagtgtacctatgaagtttcatgatcctgggcgtaagcattcttgagttatcatccggaaaccattttactatttcgagtcactttgacctttgacctagtgacctgaaaatcaataggggtcatctgccagtcatgatcaatgttcctatgaagtgtcatgatcctaggcgtaagcattctggagtaatcatccggaaaccatttggtggacggacggaccgaccgacagaccgacatgtgcaaacaatataccccctcttcttcaaagggggacaTAATCATTGAAATTCAGAAATAAAGAATAAGAAAATAGAAATGTAtctgaaacaaattaaatatgctGAAGCCTTACTGCAAATAGCTTTTTTCCGAGATTCTTCGCACCATTCCACATGCCCCAACTATGTTTAATCTTGCCATGTTCTTTCTCTGCAAAAGACTATAAATTATGCAAACAGTTGTAAACAGCCAATTCATTTCAGCAAGTAAATTCCACATTACAGCTTTTGTGGCAAAATtaacaacaaacaacaaaagtGTTCCTTTCAATCAAAgaactaaaaaaacattttaagtaaGAAATACTATTGGAAGAAGAGAAAAACTTACTCATGAGTGACGAGATTTGAGAATGGGCATCAGTTACGACCTCCACCACTTGCACCCCCTCCTTCAACAACCCCGAAAACGCTTTCTTGAAGGCAAATGTTTCCATCACTGTAGactataagtaaaaaaaaacaaaacttggaAGTTGATGACATCAATTGGTTGTCCAAAATAATGATTTCTAATGAATAATGACAAGTAAAAATATCTTGCTATTTGTAACTGACCACTGTATCcttaacatttcaatacatgtttcaGTTATTTTACTCGAGACAATTATTAATAACTAGATGCCCAATGCCAACATTGAGCCTGATGACTGTGAATAGGTTATGAAAAGAAGTGAAATTTGGACAAAGTGTGTTGTTGCTCTTTTGGCATAGTCATTTATCTGGAGCTTTCGGATTATGACAGTGAACACGGTGAGACAGTGTATCGCTCACAAGACATTCCATCTGTGTCATTGTTGTCTGAAGTGTGCTATCATGTcctgtatttatataaaaatctcGCATGATGATATTTACCAAAATAAATTGACGAAAAATATATCTTAGTTATAGCAAATGTGTAAATATGCACAACCCATCAGAAACCTTACATGATTTTTGCATGATTGCCAGAATTTACTGATTTAACTATCATATTTCTACCCCGCTACTTATCCATCCATTTATTACACAGATATGGACGGGACAAGCCTATTAAAACACAATCTTGAACTATGACCTTGAAAGGCttagtgtgacctttaccttttagaAAGATAACTGTGCtttacatttgtgccaagttatatCAAACTCAACCAAGGTATGGCAAAGTTACGAGTTGGACAACAAAATATTACCTAATTTTGACCTTTCACAGCGACACAATTTTTGCGCATAACAGGCTGTCTCATTATTGTGAACATTTATGgtaagttatttgaaattccGCCTATTAATGACAGAGTTACGCCCTGACAAGCATAATCCGGACGGACGCCTAGCGGGACGGACGGACGCACCTACACTGAACCGCCATTGTGACAACTATTTCGAGCTCACCGCAAGCGGTCTCGACAAAAAATTGATTACCCTTAACTATTTTAATAATATCACTGCCAGCATGCTCATCAATTTGATGTCAGATCAGGTAGGGTTTTGTACATGCTACAttagttttctttaaaaatgtagttaactTGTGTATAAACAAAAGGCACACATGATTGAAATACCTTAAGCTGGCATTCCCTTTTGTCAACCACCTCCATGGCAAGGATCCCTTTTGGCTGCTGGTTCATGCAGGTGTATGTGCAGAACTTAGCACAATGGCCAGGGCTGCCCATGCGTCCATCACCTTTAATTACACATGTACACAATGTAAACTATGCAATTCATATTGATCACTAGGTTAAGGCATCTATCAGTTTTTAGTATGAGCTTACGCTCACTCTAATGTTACACagcaaattttgcaaataagtatgTGCTTAACTGCTTaactacgctatggaaagacaaccactgcctgtttcaGTAAAATTGTCAGACGACAAATTTATGCTAGAAGCGTCTGGtgggaaagataaccaccacatctgcctgttcactgcagtgggtgtatatgactagtagtgtttaacagcttgtaagacaacattggccagtctagtgtttatcattgaaatctgtacatattggctgttttcaaggaaaatggggcttaatggatgtcaaataagattagcctgtgcacactgattagcctgtgcaaactgattagtctgtgcacactgattagcctgtgcacactgattagcctgtgcacactgattagcctgtgcatactgattagcctgtgcgctttgattagcctgagcaatgcacacaagctgatcaaggacgacatttctgattgtataatgtttttcatttaaagagtctctggtactgggatgacaataaatgcatatgcattaagccctgtttaatctaaaatgaagcttaaattatattttttattaatgattaaaaaacaacaacatctggacctgtgctttaagacacactcttcataaatgttgaagggttgtgttcatttaaaacttgcaatataaaaagctattacataatttttaaaactgagttgcatcttaacttatacaacagcgaacacctacagtgccttcagcgctttgatcatTTAAAGTGTTCATATAACTCGGCATTATTGTTTTTCTAAACATTatttaacacaaattaaaaacacagtGACATGAAACAAAGTAACACACCTGAAATGACTACatttgttgctctggtctcttcaATGGCTGAGGCTTGAATATTACTCCAGTACTGCTCAACTGTAGGAGCGACAAAATGTCCCTGGATCTTTTGGAAGGTTGTTCTATGACGGAGACCAAGATTTATGAACTTGGCCAGCAGTGCAACTTTTTGATAGTTGTTGCCAGACAAAATTGTTGATGCCATGAGCATAAAATTGCCCAGAAAAGAGCCGTAACGCAATGCTGGCTGGCTTGCCCAAGACTTCACCGTCTTCGCACAATCACAAATCTGAAGAAAAACAAACcaccatttattattattattataatttatttttgtaagaagaAAGAGTATAATAaggttattatattaatacactaCAGCTACttccaccacaaccaccaccattcCTGCCTATACTCCTCTACTAAATAGATAACTACAAGCACTACCatcactactacgactacaacaactactaccacgactacatttactactactattattactgcaacaacaataactactactcctactattacTTTCACAAATACGACTACAATTACTAGTAATACAACAAGAAAAAAAcactacaacatcaacaacaacatcaacaacagcaactactactactacaaccaccaccaccaccatcaccactaccacctccactaccaccaccactactactactactactgctacttctactgctacaaccaatactactactaattctgctattactactaccataaccactaccactactactactcctactactactactacaaccaccaccaccaccaccaccacttccagtactactactactgctaccactactgctactactactgctacaaccaatactactagtactactgttactactactaacattaccactaccactactactactactactactactactactactactactactactactactactactactgattccCTGTTATGTCAAGTAAAGGGTTTATAATATACTAAggtaaaattaacaaaacatgacATGTGATTATATACACAAAAAGATACTCATGAGGTTTACAATATTCATCCCAAAGTAGTTATAGGAAAGTGTATGCGTATCTAGTTGCAGATGCACCCTTTATGCAGATTTGACCAATAACTCTTTTTGTTCTACTACTTATGATTATTTCTTCCCATCTAAAAGAAAACATGTGATGTTTATTATGAAAAAGAACCATATTACATCAACTAGTGCTCAGTCAAAAAAGGAAGCACAATTATTCAATGCTACTTTTAAAAGAGAAAATTCTATCTATACTTTCAGCTAAGTTGcaacaaactatgttatataATGCTTACATATGTGCAAAGGAACTGTCAAGGTCTTCCTCAAATTGTAAAGTTGCGTCCTTACTATCACGGATGGCACCTGCATCTGGACTGGACGGGGGATCTGGATTATTCACTCTGGCAAAATTGCAGAAAAGAACTTAAAGCACTTATTTCTATACATGTccaaatatttcaatttacatGATAATATGATTAAACTATGATTTCTGTTTTGGTTTTGGGTACAGCCTGAAGCATAtgatttctgttttgttttgggTAAAGCCTGAAGCAtatgaacaaggcaaatgtttatatatttatattttttgaattATCGTATACCTTATGAAAGCTCTTTCCCCACTTCTGTTCGGACTGAAAAAGAATGTATTTCAACATGAACAGTAAAGAAGAATTGTAACATTTATGCCATTTAGCTGGTACAGTAAGCTGAGTAATTGGTAGACAGCCTATAAATCTGGAGTGCAAGGGTGTTCTGGTTTAATTCTACTGGAAGGAAACTTTCTCTATGATGTGTAACGCTTGAGGCATTATGCACTAGgtgccacacacacacacacatattcaTACAAGAAACTTACTGCTGCCCTACTTAGATCATTATTCAGAGGTAGTGCCTACTAGTGGGCAAATGGCAATATAAATAGTTTAAAGACCAATCACCACTTGTGTGTGGTGCTGGGTAGAGGGTCATACCCAAAACCCCTGGAATAATAAAACGAAGCTCTTACCAACTGAGCTATGTGTTGATAAGACAAGTTTGTAATTCCAtaattcatattttttatcaaatctcaCCTATCATGGTCCATGTCTAAAGCAGCATGTTCACTTGATAAAATTCATGTTAGCAGTGTGCAaaattcagattttaaagtaatagcccaaatttttatacacatatataaaaagaaaaatttCTTACAAGCCCGacaatataaattgtttaattcCCACTAGCTCGAATGGATTTTCACTAGCCAAAACCCTACGGGCTTGTGCAAATTTTGCAGGCTGTGTAAGAGAACTCTGCAAAATGCTATTAAAATTCAACATCTATCACTTTTATAATCATACCTGCCACTTGCTTGTGCAACATCTGACAATTCACTTGACCAGTGTGGTTATTCCACAAGCTTACCGTGATATAATAGATACACATAAGGATAATGTATAActtataaaaagaacaaaaaataagTTGAAAACCCTTATAAGTGTTAtgattgtttcatttatgtgAAGAGCAGAGTTTACATAAGTATTAAGATGCATGACCAGTATTAAAAGGTATAAAAGACTGCGTACGGGCATTTATTAACACAATTATGTGGCAATGTTTTAATTTCAACTTTAAAACAGTGCAAATGTAATCTACACATATATTTGTGACAAAGTTTGTTTACATGCTGATTTTGTGAAACTAAATGTTAAGAAAACAATTTGATAACTTGATACATTTATCTGGCTCCATAGCTAAATGAGTGATCAATAAATTCGGACATgatactgtccgaatttaagtactgCACCAGTTATGTTCGATGTAACAACAATCGGAAACCAAGTTGCTTGCTTATTATCAAATTATCGAATTCATAAAGAAGTAAAATTTGATAAACAAAACTACGTaaaaattttaatagtttatagACCTAGATCTATACGTACTTTTCTTTGGCCGAGACGGTTGTTTTTGCATGTGATGCGATGAGCATTTTCACCAACTCCGagtctgtgcatttattttcattcttcagGCGAGTCCATGCCTCGAGCGAATTTCCCAGATCGATAGTTCTGGCCTTCTTTTTGTCGTACGATGCTTTTCTTTGTCGTTTACGAGCTGATTGCGTTAATGTTGGAGGCCTACCTAGACGCGGTTTCTCCATTGCAAATGGCTTGTAtacaatgatgcaatggtcacgtggttttacatgtgacccgcgcgtCTTTTAAATTTAGATCATTTCTGTGCGTgcacagaaattgaaaagccgtatctttgtactgaatttgggcatttcttgaccgattttgaccaaattttttgcacatctgacataaataacATCACATTTCGACTAATAATCACTTTTTTGCGACACaacaaaattgggaaaatataccaacatcaactcggcCGCCTTTAAGCTGCTCCACGGTTTCTTTACTAATGTCTTTTATAAAAATTGAGTCATCTTTGGTAAGGACGTTTGATAGTTTGCTACTAATTTCTTCAAGACGTTTTTCTATTGTTAATTCACTTGAATCGCGATTTTTGTTTTTCGTATTGGTGACGAAAGTTGACatggttttttgtttttttgggtCCGGTTTTGATTTTCCTTTAGCACTTTTGGTTTTGTTACTACTTTTGGCAGAGAGCTCGCTTTTCTCAAAAACTGATGTCTCCAGCAAGCTTGTATTCGTAGATGCTTCACTTGCTGTAGACGATAATGACCGCTTGCCTTTATTCATTTGCACTGAGTTGAGCGCCTTTTTAGGCGTGAAAATTGGGGTTTACAATTAACGGTAAATATTGCAACCTATATCGAGCTGCTTGcattattaaattattcaattatGCTTCTTCAAGCGTGACGATCGATCTGTCATGTAGAGCGTGACCGATGAACGGTACTCGCAAGCCGCTCAAACCCGCTAAAAACCGGTCACAATAGCGCCATTTAGGAAAAAATACCCCACCCAATGTATTTCACATAGACAGATAACAGTTTATCAAAGTACTActttgctttcatttattttcacacgtttttatatatacattttttttgaaGGTCTGTCCTTATTCACATAATAAAACTTTTTATTCTTCAAACAACACTGATTGCAcacgttaaaaaaaataaataaagtctaCATTTTATGTCTGTACTGTTTACACCGGAAAATGCTTATTGTGTAGATAGAAAAAAACTAGACTAGAAATCATGATAATACAACTTAACCCCGGTAGTGTTATTAAGGATATAGAGTTGATGAAAATTTTGAACCGGCCGATAATGTGCGTCTATCTGTTTAATATTGTATTACAATCAAAAAGAGAATACCTGTTTATATGTCGCTTCGTCGTTATGGTGTTTAATAAGCGTTACGTTTTATACTTTGCAGCGTCATCTAAAAACatcaattcaataataaaacGCCCTTTACAAATCAAGAAATGTTGTTAAAATTCATTTGCGCTCATTAACTTTGTAGTAACATCCATCATTTGCTCATTTGTATCAGTGCGTTTAAGTCGCTCGTTATAAATGGAGACGTCGCCGTACGATACCGTTTACAATAGCAACAAAAGCGGCATGTTTCTCTGTGAAAAAAAACTGCACGCTTTACTTCGTGGAGAATTGCGACACGTAACATGTACTTGGTTAATACATTgttgatttaattaattaatatttttgaatTGTGGTTGGTATTTGCGACCAATTAATCAAAAACAGCATTTCAGTTTACTGCACGAATACGTTACTTCTAGCCAAAGGCCTACATTAAGAAAAGTATTTTCGCAGTAAAGTCACTTAGCATCGGACtttgaaaatacaaattatgGAAATACTAAATAAATCTTCTTGATTTAAGGTTATAATTTTACTTTATTGATATTTGCTTTGTTCCTACTTATTCTAAggttaatttattgttaaaatcgcttctTTATAAATCACAGAcacttatttataaaattttgAACGTATATCTAAAACTATTTATTATGGCTTTAGTCTACATCTTTGTATAATAATTCTTGATTTGCGTACaataagtgcatctttttatattgagatatttactattttatttgatttttatacccacgcttttaaaagcgtggggatattgtctCGATCTCcgctttctgtccgtctgtcctggccactatctcctcctacactattagcactagaaccttgagaCTTgaaacacacatggtagctatgagcatatgtgcgacataatttggaattttgatctgacccctgggtcaaaagttatgggtaaataaatgggtaaaatgggtaaaaaactcattttactaacaacatgcgtcgaacatatt from Dreissena polymorpha isolate Duluth1 chromosome 5, UMN_Dpol_1.0, whole genome shotgun sequence harbors:
- the LOC127831541 gene encoding uncharacterized protein LOC127831541; the encoded protein is MLMASTILSGNNYQKVALLAKFINLGLRHRTTFQKIQGHFVAPTVEQYWSNIQASAIEETRATNVVISGDGRMGSPGHCAKFCTYTCMNQQPKGILAMEVVDKRECQLKSTVMETFAFKKAFSGLLKEGVQVVEVVTDAHSQISSLMKKEHGKIKHSWGMWNGAKNLGKKLFAVAQERGNESLRPWVEPVVNHFYHAAETCEGDALKLSMKMVAVLNHTANVHRWILGECDHEDHDEDQDRGNKQWLDPTGHEIVALEKVVRDTRFLGNLHHYTTCQYVSASLLKEC